A genomic region of Serratia fonticola contains the following coding sequences:
- a CDS encoding Grx4 family monothiol glutaredoxin translates to MMTTIEKIQQQISANPILLYMKGSPKLPSCGFSAQAVQALSACGERFAYVDILQNPDIRAELPKYANWPTFPQLWVDGELVGGCDIIIEMYQRGELQQLIKETAEKYKEQEDQQP, encoded by the coding sequence ATAATGACGACGATTGAAAAAATTCAGCAGCAGATTTCTGCCAACCCAATCCTGCTGTACATGAAAGGCTCACCGAAATTGCCAAGCTGCGGCTTCTCTGCCCAAGCCGTTCAGGCACTTTCAGCCTGCGGTGAACGCTTTGCCTACGTTGATATTCTGCAGAACCCGGATATCCGTGCTGAGCTGCCAAAGTACGCTAACTGGCCAACGTTCCCACAGTTATGGGTAGACGGTGAACTGGTTGGAGGGTGCGATATCATCATCGAGATGTATCAGCGCGGTGAACTGCAGCAGTTGATCAAAGAAACCGCTGAGAAATATAAAGAGCAGGAAGACCAACAGCCATAA
- a CDS encoding TetR/AcrR family transcriptional regulator, which translates to MLITIMTKHPHCNGDTREHLLATGETLSLRLGFTGMGLSELLATAGVPKGSFYHYFRSKEAFGEAMLQRYFAQYDEAMRALFADDKSDARHQLLSYYAQAISYHCRSECHNACLAVKLSAEVSDLSEPMRHALETGTARVIGHLQDAIERGIREGSLVTTMSPAATAETLYSLWLGASLRAKIRHSVAPLTNALESIELLLRPAQP; encoded by the coding sequence ATGCTCATCACCATTATGACAAAACATCCGCATTGCAACGGGGATACCCGAGAACATCTGCTCGCTACCGGCGAAACACTCAGCCTGCGCCTTGGCTTTACCGGCATGGGATTAAGCGAATTGTTGGCGACGGCAGGCGTACCTAAAGGATCGTTTTACCATTACTTCCGTTCAAAGGAAGCCTTTGGCGAAGCGATGCTGCAACGCTATTTTGCTCAATATGATGAAGCCATGCGGGCGCTGTTTGCCGATGACAAAAGCGATGCCCGTCATCAGTTATTAAGTTATTACGCGCAGGCGATCAGCTACCACTGCCGCAGTGAATGCCATAACGCCTGTCTGGCAGTGAAGCTTTCTGCTGAAGTCAGCGATCTGTCTGAACCGATGCGTCACGCGCTGGAAACAGGCACCGCACGCGTTATCGGTCATTTGCAGGATGCCATTGAGCGCGGCATACGTGAAGGTTCACTGGTAACCACCATGAGCCCAGCGGCAACGGCTGAAACGCTCTACTCGCTGTGGCTGGGCGCATCGCTGAGGGCCAAAATCCGGCATTCGGTTGCTCCACTCACCAACGCGTTGGAAAGTATCGAATTACTGTTGCGCCCTGCGCAGCCCTGA
- a CDS encoding NAD(P)-dependent oxidoreductase — protein sequence MKAVIIGATGFVGRRVVDEALARGLHVTAIARQKKDLPDNANLTVALGDVADTQWLVKQLTGQDVVISAYNPGWGEDNLYEKTAKGAQQILDAVKQAGVKRLLYVGGAGSLAVAPGVELVDTPPFPENIRPGAKAVRDFRNKLQHETQLDWTYLSPAALLEPGKRTGQFRLGTTQLLMNGEAPASISVEDLAVAIIDEVEKPQFIKAQFTAAY from the coding sequence ATGAAAGCAGTTATTATTGGCGCAACCGGCTTTGTAGGCCGCCGCGTAGTGGATGAAGCCTTGGCCCGTGGCCTACACGTTACCGCTATCGCACGCCAGAAAAAGGATTTACCCGACAATGCTAATCTCACCGTTGCCTTAGGGGATGTCGCCGACACACAGTGGCTGGTGAAGCAGTTAACCGGTCAGGATGTGGTAATCAGTGCCTATAACCCCGGTTGGGGCGAGGACAACCTGTATGAAAAAACCGCCAAGGGAGCACAACAGATCCTGGATGCGGTAAAACAGGCAGGCGTTAAACGCCTACTGTATGTCGGGGGCGCAGGCAGCCTGGCAGTGGCTCCTGGCGTTGAGCTGGTAGATACTCCGCCGTTCCCGGAAAATATTCGCCCTGGCGCCAAAGCCGTACGCGATTTCCGTAACAAGTTGCAGCACGAAACGCAGTTGGATTGGACTTATCTTTCCCCTGCCGCATTGCTGGAACCCGGCAAGCGCACCGGCCAGTTCCGTTTGGGTACCACGCAACTGTTAATGAATGGCGAAGCTCCGGCAAGTATTTCAGTCGAAGACCTCGCGGTTGCAATTATTGACGAAGTCGAAAAGCCCCAATTTATCAAGGCTCAATTTACCGCGGCCTATTAA
- a CDS encoding alkene reductase: MKIEKLFSPIKVGHLTLPNRVFMAPLTRLRSIEPGDIPTPLMAEYYAQRASAGLLITEATQISFQAKGYAGAPGLHTPEQIAAWKKITQAVHDKQGHIAVQLWHVGRISHSSLQPGQQAPVAPSAINADTRTTVRDETGAWVRVPTSTPRALETSEIPGIVNDFRQAAANSREAGFDFIELHAAHGYLLHQFMSPASNQRTDQYGGSIENRTRLTLEVVDASIAEIGADHVGIRISPLGPFNGLDNGEDQEEAALYLIEELNKRGIAYLHISEPDWAGGKPYSTAFRDAVRAHFKGVIIGAGAYTAEKAEDLIAKGFIDAVAFGRSYIANPDLVERFKQQAPLNEPHSETFYGGGAAGYTDYPTLNNN, translated from the coding sequence ATGAAGATTGAAAAGTTATTCTCACCAATTAAAGTGGGCCACCTCACCTTACCTAACCGCGTATTCATGGCTCCGCTGACCCGTCTGCGCAGTATTGAGCCCGGTGATATCCCTACGCCACTGATGGCGGAGTATTACGCACAGCGTGCCAGTGCAGGCTTACTGATTACCGAAGCGACCCAGATTTCTTTCCAGGCGAAAGGGTATGCCGGAGCGCCAGGGCTGCATACTCCTGAACAGATCGCCGCATGGAAAAAAATCACTCAGGCCGTTCATGATAAACAAGGTCATATTGCCGTGCAGTTGTGGCATGTTGGTCGTATCTCCCATTCCAGCTTGCAGCCAGGCCAGCAGGCTCCGGTAGCCCCTTCGGCCATCAACGCCGATACGCGCACTACCGTGCGTGATGAAACCGGTGCCTGGGTGCGCGTTCCAACGTCTACCCCACGCGCCCTGGAAACGTCTGAAATCCCAGGGATCGTTAACGATTTCCGCCAGGCAGCCGCCAACTCTCGTGAAGCCGGTTTTGACTTCATTGAACTGCACGCAGCACATGGCTATCTGTTGCACCAATTCATGTCACCAGCGTCTAACCAGCGTACCGATCAGTATGGTGGCAGCATTGAAAACCGCACCCGTCTGACGCTGGAAGTGGTTGATGCCAGCATCGCCGAAATCGGTGCCGATCATGTCGGTATCCGCATTTCACCGCTTGGCCCGTTCAACGGCCTGGATAACGGGGAAGATCAGGAAGAAGCTGCGCTGTATCTGATTGAAGAATTGAACAAACGCGGCATTGCCTATTTGCACATTTCTGAACCTGACTGGGCCGGCGGCAAACCTTATTCAACCGCCTTCCGTGATGCCGTTCGTGCACACTTCAAGGGGGTGATTATCGGCGCTGGTGCCTACACGGCAGAGAAAGCAGAAGATCTGATCGCCAAAGGCTTCATTGATGCCGTTGCCTTTGGCCGCAGCTACATCGCCAACCCGGATCTGGTGGAACGTTTCAAACAGCAAGCACCACTGAACGAACCCCATTCAGAGACCTTCTATGGCGGTGGCGCTGCCGGATATACCGACTACCCTACATTGAATAATAATTAA
- the rnt gene encoding ribonuclease T, which produces MRAVFDEDKKLMAEKSDLNALSGRFRGFYPVVIDVETAGFNAQTDALLEIAAVTLKMDENGWLQQDEKLHFHVEPFEGANLQPEALAFNGIDPHNPLRGAVSEYDALHAIFKAVRKGIKDQGCNRAIIVAHNANFDHSFLMAAAERASLKRNPFHPFATFDTAALSGLVLGQTVLAKACIAAGMPFDSSQAHSALYDTEQTAQLFCELVNRWKRLGGWPLTGSHSDRT; this is translated from the coding sequence ATGCGCGCTGTATTCGATGAAGATAAGAAACTGATGGCCGAAAAAAGTGATCTTAACGCCCTGAGTGGCCGTTTTCGCGGGTTTTATCCCGTTGTTATTGATGTGGAAACCGCCGGTTTTAATGCCCAGACCGACGCACTGCTGGAGATTGCCGCCGTCACGCTGAAAATGGATGAGAACGGTTGGTTACAGCAGGATGAAAAGCTGCATTTCCATGTGGAACCGTTCGAAGGAGCCAACCTACAGCCTGAAGCACTGGCTTTTAACGGTATTGATCCGCATAACCCGCTGCGAGGTGCAGTGAGTGAATATGATGCGTTACACGCGATTTTCAAAGCCGTGCGCAAAGGGATTAAAGACCAAGGTTGCAATCGCGCTATTATCGTGGCGCACAATGCCAACTTTGATCACAGCTTCCTGATGGCCGCCGCCGAGCGTGCCAGCCTGAAGCGTAACCCGTTCCATCCGTTCGCCACTTTTGATACCGCCGCGCTTAGCGGGTTGGTATTGGGGCAAACGGTGTTAGCCAAGGCTTGCATCGCCGCCGGTATGCCTTTTGACAGCAGCCAGGCACATTCGGCGCTCTACGATACCGAGCAGACCGCCCAGCTTTTCTGTGAGTTGGTAAACCGCTGGAAACGCCTGGGCGGTTGGCCGCTTACCGGTAGCCACAGCGACCGGACTTAA
- the eptA gene encoding phosphoethanolamine transferase EptA yields the protein MRLRQLFQCSSLDFILACAFFFTFFQNALFLHQAWSYITFDNVHSVIFAATMPVVIFCALNIIFSVLTLPLLRKPLIILLLLGSAAANYFMFSYGVVIDGNMMQNAFETNAQETTVLLTPRLALWLLLLGVLPSIVVCFLQIKKTRPWWYMFGLRAANVMFSVVAILLVAAFFYKDYASLIRNNKNVVKMLTPSNFVAGTLKFVEHHYFSHNLPLVKIGEDAHPGAVISHQPKKTLVILVVGETARAENFSLGGYQRETNPRLQQENIVYFKHASSCGTETAISVPCMFSNMPRNDYDATLATHQEGVLDILAHAGVNLLWRDNDGGCKGACDRIPHIDMTKLQLSQYCEDGVCLDNVLLHKLDDYISGLKGDGVIVLHQMGSHGPAYYRRSNAEFRKFSPTCDSSQIQDCTHEQLVNSYDNSLLYTDAMLDNTIKLLQQYSDTFNTAMIYLSDHGESLGENGLYLHGTPYLFAPSQQTHVPFLIWMSADYERNFGIDRQCLQSLAATDAVSQDNLFHTLLGMLDVQTRQYQSGLDLLQGCRRTTSSNT from the coding sequence ATGCGTTTACGTCAATTATTCCAATGCAGCAGCTTGGATTTTATCCTGGCTTGTGCCTTCTTTTTCACCTTTTTTCAAAATGCACTATTTCTTCATCAGGCTTGGTCATATATCACCTTCGATAATGTCCACAGTGTGATTTTTGCTGCGACAATGCCCGTGGTCATTTTTTGTGCCCTGAATATCATTTTCAGCGTACTAACCCTCCCATTATTACGTAAGCCGCTGATCATTCTGCTGTTGCTGGGGAGTGCTGCCGCTAACTACTTCATGTTCAGCTACGGCGTGGTGATCGACGGCAATATGATGCAGAACGCCTTCGAAACCAACGCCCAGGAAACAACCGTGTTACTGACGCCGCGGCTGGCGCTCTGGCTGTTGTTATTGGGCGTGCTACCTTCGATAGTGGTGTGTTTCCTGCAGATTAAGAAAACCCGTCCTTGGTGGTATATGTTCGGATTGCGGGCAGCCAACGTGATGTTTTCTGTCGTGGCTATCCTGCTGGTCGCAGCGTTTTTCTATAAAGATTACGCCTCGCTGATTCGTAATAACAAAAACGTGGTGAAAATGCTCACCCCCTCCAACTTTGTTGCCGGTACCCTTAAATTTGTTGAGCACCACTATTTCAGCCATAACCTGCCATTGGTCAAAATCGGTGAGGATGCGCATCCCGGTGCGGTGATTAGCCATCAGCCGAAGAAAACCCTGGTGATCCTGGTGGTCGGAGAAACCGCACGCGCAGAAAATTTTTCGCTTGGCGGCTATCAACGGGAAACCAACCCGCGCCTCCAGCAGGAGAATATCGTTTATTTCAAGCATGCCAGTTCCTGTGGTACCGAGACGGCCATCTCCGTACCCTGCATGTTTTCAAACATGCCACGCAACGATTACGACGCCACTTTAGCCACCCATCAGGAGGGAGTGCTGGATATTCTGGCTCATGCAGGGGTGAACCTGTTATGGCGGGACAATGACGGCGGCTGCAAAGGAGCCTGCGATCGCATCCCGCATATTGATATGACCAAGTTGCAATTATCACAGTATTGTGAGGATGGGGTTTGCCTGGATAATGTACTGCTGCATAAGTTGGATGACTATATCAGCGGCCTGAAAGGTGATGGCGTGATCGTTCTGCATCAGATGGGCAGCCACGGTCCAGCCTATTACCGCCGAAGTAACGCAGAGTTCCGCAAATTTTCCCCCACCTGCGACAGCAGTCAGATCCAGGATTGCACGCATGAACAGTTAGTTAATAGCTACGACAATTCGTTGCTTTACACAGATGCGATGCTGGATAACACAATCAAACTACTGCAGCAGTACAGTGACACATTCAATACCGCCATGATCTATCTTTCAGACCATGGTGAGTCACTGGGGGAAAATGGTCTTTACCTGCACGGCACGCCTTATCTTTTTGCCCCCTCGCAGCAGACGCATGTCCCTTTCCTGATATGGATGTCAGCGGATTATGAACGGAACTTCGGCATCGATCGCCAGTGCCTGCAATCATTGGCTGCAACGGATGCTGTTTCACAAGATAATTTGTTCCATACTTTGCTGGGTATGCTGGATGTTCAGACGCGGCAATATCAGTCCGGTCTGGATCTCCTGCAAGGCTGTCGCCGTACCACCAGCAGCAATACTTAA
- the gloA gene encoding lactoylglutathione lyase, with the protein MRLLHTMLRVGDLQRSIDFYTKVLGMRLLRTSENTEYKYSLAFVGYTDESEGSVIELTYNWGVDSYEMGSAFGHLALGVDDVAATCDNIRNAGGKVTREAGPVKGGTTVIAFVEDPDGYKIELIENKHAGHGLGN; encoded by the coding sequence ATGCGCCTACTCCATACCATGCTCCGTGTCGGTGATCTGCAACGCTCAATCGACTTCTATACCAAGGTATTAGGCATGCGCTTGCTGCGTACCAGCGAAAACACCGAGTATAAATACTCGCTGGCATTCGTTGGCTATACCGATGAAAGTGAAGGTTCAGTGATTGAGCTCACCTACAACTGGGGTGTCGACAGCTACGAAATGGGTTCTGCCTTTGGTCACCTGGCGCTGGGCGTTGACGACGTTGCCGCCACCTGCGATAACATCCGTAATGCCGGGGGCAAAGTCACTCGTGAAGCAGGCCCGGTCAAGGGTGGTACCACCGTGATTGCGTTTGTCGAAGATCCTGATGGTTACAAGATTGAATTGATTGAGAACAAACATGCAGGCCATGGCCTCGGCAACTGA